A region of the bacterium genome:
GAGCTCGGCGGTCTCGTAGTCGGCGAGGACGCCGTCCTCCATGGGCCGAATGGCGTGGATGTTCGGCGGGGTGCGTCCAAGCATCCGCCTGGCCTCGAAGCCCAAAGCCTCGATCTGCCCCTTCTCGTTGACGGCGATGACCGAGGGCTCGTTCACGACCACACCCTGACCCTCGAGGTAGATCAGGGTGTTGCTGGTGCCCAGGTCCAGGGCGATGTAACGGGGGTGAATCTTGTTGAAGATCAAGGTGCGCTCGCTGGAACCTTGAACGGTTGGCGGGATCGGTGTTCAGATTGGGGCGCAACTCTGCGCCCCCAAGTGGATCGAGATGGAAGGGCGCCTATTCCTCGAGAAGCTTGCGGCATTCCTCGAGGGCGACCTCGAAGAGGGAGACGGCCTCGCGCAGCGAAATGTTGCGGCGTTTTAGACGGAGCTCCGAACCCTTGACTTCGAGGACGATGTAGTTGTCGAAGGTCGTCGGCGCCGCAGCGGCGGGCTCGGCGACCGGAACCGCGGCGGCCGGCCTGAACGGCTCCGCCGCCGGGACTTCGAGGGCGGAATCGAAGGCGGGGACGGCGTACTCCTCCTCCTCCTCCTCGACCTCCTCCAGCGCCTCGACGGGCTCGGAGGTATCGAAGGCGGGGACGGCGTACTCCTCGACGGGCTCGGGCGCCGCGTAGGAGGAATCGAAGGCCGGGACCGCGTACTCCTCCTCGGCCACCTCCGTGGTCGTTCCGGAATCGAAGGCGGGGACGACGAACTCGTCGGTTATCCCCTCCTGGTCTTCCGATACCGCGGCAACCTCTACCTCCTCCTCGACCTCCTCCTCGTCGATACGGCTCGTGTCGAAGAGCGGCACCTTGAACTCTTCGAGCTCGGAGGTGCTGGGGCCGGCGTCCAGGGGGGACGGCATCTCCTCGGGCGCGGCCTCCACGGTCTCGCCGAGGATCTCGTCCCAGATACCCTCGGAGGGGACGATGGGCTCTCTCGCCGCTTCGGGTGGCGGGACCGGTCTCTCGGCCCGGACAGCGGGCGGCGGAGTCGGAGCCGATGCGGCTCGGGCGGAACTCGGCGGGGGCGGAGGCGCGGTGCGAGCCATTTCGATCCGGGAGGGCGGCGGAGGAGGCGGTGCGACCGACGGCCCTGCGGCAGCCGGTTTTCCCGTGGGTGGAGGGGGCGGTCCGGCGGCCCTTCTTGCGCCACCCGGGGTGACAATCACGGCTCCCGGCGGCTCGTCGTCGGTTCCTGAAGGGGCGAGCTTCGAGAAATCGCCGATCTTCAGGCTATCCTTGAGCTTGGCCGCCCGTGCGGCGTTTCTCCGCTTGATCTCCTCGATATAACTCTGATCAACCATGACGGATCCTTCCAAACAACCGGCTTTTTACCACTAAAGGCTGGAACGGTCAAAAACGGTTCGGGAAGAGGGACCGGCGTCC
Encoded here:
- a CDS encoding rod shape-determining protein yields the protein MIFNKIHPRYIALDLGTSNTLIYLEGQGVVVNEPSVIAVNEKGQIEALGFEARRMLGRTPPNIHAIRPMEDGVLADYETAEL